In one Brassica oleracea var. oleracea cultivar TO1000 chromosome C9, BOL, whole genome shotgun sequence genomic region, the following are encoded:
- the LOC106318866 gene encoding serine/threonine-protein kinase BLUS1 gives MSEKKFPLKAKDYKLQEEIGDGVSATVHKALCIPLSEVVAIKVLDLEKCNNDLDGIRREVQTMSLINHPNVLQAHCSFTAGHQLWVVMPYMAGGSCLHIIKSSYQDGFEEPVIATLLRETLRALVYLHAHGHIHRDVKAGNILLDSNGAVKLADFGVSACMFDTGDRQRSRNTFVGTPCWMAPEVMQQLHGYDFKADVWSFGITALELAHGHAPFSKYPPMKVLLMTLQNAPPGLDYERDKRFSKAFKEMVGTCLVKDPKKRPTSEKLLKHPFFKQARPPDYLAKTILNGLPPLGERYRTIKSKEADLLMQNKSEYEAHLSQQEYIRGISAWNFNLEDLKSQAALISDDDSSHAEEPDFNRKQCERQDESALSPERASSSETTPSQDDELNDIQDLESSFASFPIKPLQALKGCFDVGEDEDNATTPDWKDASLMSSGQQHLTKASSIGSLAHTTKEEDTAAQNSYLPRHVISEQKKYSSGSLIPESTYSPKRISMEADREFQLRRYQSERSYSGSLQRTKRDTVDEMSDSPHVEHKGRFKVTSADLSPKGSTNSTFTPFSGGSSSPSSLTTASILPSVQSMLQHNTMQREEILRVIKHLEQTSVKQQPGSPETSVDELLQMTPTTARERELQTQLMLMQQSFLSLTEEVKKLKQRNGQVENQLNALTQRND, from the exons ATGTCAGAGAAAAAGTTTCCTTTGAAAGCGAAAGACTACAAGTTACAAGAAGAAATTGGAGATGGTGTCAGTGCCACTGTGCACAAAGCTTTGTGCATACCACTTAGCGAGGTCGTTGCTATCAAGGTTCTTGATTTGGAGAAGTGCAACAACGATCTG GATGGGATCCGGAGAGAGGTGCAAACAATGAGTTTGATCAACCATCCGAATGTGTTGCAAGCTCATTGCTCATTTACCGCTGGGCACCAGCTATGGGTTGTGATGCCTTACATGGCTGGAGGATCCTGTCTCCATATAATAAAGTCTTCTTATCAAGACGGATTTGAGGAACCTGTTATCGCTACTTTACTCCGTGAGACTCTGAGAGCTCTTGTGTATCTTCATGCCCATGGACATATCCATAGGGATGTGAAG GCTGGAAATATACTATTGGACTCTAATGGTGCCGTTAAGCTAGCAGACTTTGGAGTGTCAGCTTGCATGTTCGACACAGGAGATAGACAACGTTCCAGAAATACATTCGTTGGGACTCCATGCTG GATGGCTCCTGAAGTCATGCAGCAGCTACATGGATATGATTTTAA AGCAGATGTATGGTCATTTGGAATAACAGCACTTGAACTGGCTCATGGTCATGCCCCATTTTCCAAGTATCCGCCAATGAAA GTTTTGCTGATGACCTTACAAAATGCACCTCCCGGACTTGACTACGAGAGAGACAAAAGATTTTCAAAA GCATTTAAAGAGATGGTGGGTACATGCCTAGTGAAGGACCCAAAGAAGCGCCCAACTTCAGAAAAGCTTTTAAAGCACCCTTTCTTCAAACAAGCTCGCCCACCTGATTACTTGGCTAAAACAATTCTCAATGGTCTTCCTCCATTAGGTGAACGTTATAGAACGATAAAG TCAAAGGAAGCTGATCTTCTGATGCAAAACAAATCTGAGTACGAAGCACACCTATCACAG CAAGAATACATTAGGGGAATAAGCGCTTGGAATTTCAATCTCGAGGACCTAAAGAGTCAGGCTGCCCTT ATTTCAGATGATGATAGTTCACATGCTGAAGAGCCTGATTTCAACAGAAAGCAATGTGAAAGGCAGGATGAATCTGCTCTTTCCCCTGAAAGGGCTAGCAGCTCAGAAACAACTCCCAGTCAGGAT GACGAATTAAACGATATACAAGATTTGGAGAGTTCTTTCGCCTCGTTTCCAATCAAACCTCTTCAAGCACTCAA AGGGTGCTTTGATGTCGGCGAAGACGAGGATAATGCAACTACTCCTGATTGGAAAGATGCAAGCCTAATGAGTTCTGGACAACAGCATTTAACAAAGGCTTCTTCTATTGGATCTCTGGCCCACACCACGAAAGAAGAGGACACTGCAGCACAAAATTCTTATTTACCACGTCATGTCATTTCTGAACAAAAAAAATATTCGAGTGGTTCACTTATACCAGAGAGTACTTACTCTCCAAAAAGAATCTCAATGGAAGCTGACAG AGAGTTTCAACTGCGTAGATATCAGAGCGAGCGGAGCTACAGCGGATCATTGCAGCGCACCAAGAGAGATACTG TGGACGAGATGTCAGATTCCCCGCATGTGGAGCACAAGGGACGGTTTAAGGTCACATCAGCAGATCTCAGTCCTAAG GGCTCTACAAACTCTACATTCACACCGTTTAGCGGTGGTTCAAGCAGCCCGAGCTCCCTCACGACCGCCTCAATCCTCCCATCAGTTCAGTCGATGTTGCAGCACAACACCATGCAACGG GAAGAGATATTGAGAGTAATAAAACACCTGGAGCAAACCTCTG TCAAGCAACAACCTGGATCACCAGAGACAAGCGTCGATGAGCTATTGCAG ATGACGCCTACAACTGCACGGGAGAGAGAGCTTCAGACCCAACTCATGCTAATGCAACAAAG CTTTTTGAGCCTAACCGAAGAAGTAAAGAAATTGAAGCAGAGAAATGGGCAG GTAGAGAATCAGTTAAACGCATTAACGCAGAGAAACGATTGA
- the LOC106317346 gene encoding uncharacterized protein LOC106317346 isoform X2, which translates to MECLDANFPVCHRKVSLEIKGNKTEIVICSYDDHILVSVIATQIGAMGTILHARKEEGMSVEPTFSVSVIFGKRDEPMLVATARRLIDHIRSLYRFLIFAPSPPLFVFSNV; encoded by the exons ATGGAATGTTTGGACGCTAATTTTCCTGTGTGCCATAGAAAGGTCTCGTTAGAAATTAAG GGAAACAAGACAGAGATTGTGATCTGCAGCTATGATGATCATATCCTTGTGAGC GTCATAGCAACACAGATTGGAGCCATGGGGACTATATTGCACGCAAG GAAGGAAGAAGGGATGTCTGTTGAACCAACATTTAGTGTCTCAGTTATATTCGGAAAGCGTGATGAG CCGATGCTGGTAGCAACTGCTCGAAGACTCATTGATCACATAAGGTCTCTCTATCGATTCTTGATTTTTGCTCCTTCTCCTCCATTGTTTGTTTTCTCTAACGTCTAA
- the LOC106313676 gene encoding cinnamoyl-CoA reductase 2: protein MRIVRASENFSAELKEFLCAAVQRRRDDDGFRGSGGGKSRNAMDLDPDGGNRLVCVTGGVSYLGRAIVKRLLVHGYTVRIVIDCEEDKEKVSEMEADAETASFSNRITSVVSRLTDIESLVKAFDGCAGVFHTAAFVDPAGIAGYSKSMAELEAKVSENVTEACTRTGSVRKCVFTSSLLACALQENFYNDLDHSVINEESWSDEQFCINNKLWYALGKLKAEKAAWRIADSKGLKLATICPALITGPDFFHRNSTSTLAYLKGAKEMYSNGLLATIDVNRLAKAHVRLWEGLGDKTAFGRYICFDTILSKDGAEKLAKDIGVQVEKICGSSSDSNANAETSTRNLKISDKKLFDLMSRTLRSCYHES, encoded by the exons ATGAGGATTGTACGTGCTTCGGAGAACTTCTCTGCGGAGCTGAAGGAGTTCCTCTGCGCCGCTGTGCAGAGGAGGAGAGACGACGACGGGTTCCGCGGGTCAGGAGGTGGTAAATCGAGAAATGCGATGGATCTTGATCCCGACGGTGGAAACAGGTTGGTTTGTGTTACCGGCGGCGTTTCGTACCTTGGTCGCGCCATTGTTAAGCGGCTTCTTGTTCATGGCTACACCGTGAGAATCGTCATCGACTGCGAAG AGGACAAAGAGAAAGTTAGCGAGATGGAAGCTGACGCTGAAACGGCATCGTTTAGTAATAGGATAACGTCGGTAGTCTCGCGGTTAACAGATATAGAGAGTTTGGTTAAAGCGTTCGACGGTTGTGCTGGCGTTTTTCACACCGCAGCATTTGTCGATCCAGCAGGAATCGCTGGTTATTCG AAATCAATGGCTGAATTAGAAGCAAAAGTGAGTGAGAATGTAACCGAAGCATGTACAAGAACAGGGTCAGTGAGAAAATGTGTCTTCACATCATCTCTCTTAGCATGCGCTTTGCAAGAAAATTTCTATAACGACCTTGATCACTCTGTTATCAATGAAGAAAGCTGGAGCGATGAACAATTCTGCATCAATAATAAG CTTTGGTATGCACTTGGAAAACTGAAGGCTGAGAAAGCTGCGTGGAGGATCGCAGATTCAAAAGGATTAAAGCTTGCCACTATATGTCCTGCTCTTATAACTGGTCCTGACTTCTTCCATCGTAACTCCACTTCAACTTTGGCTTATCTCAAAG GAGCAAAAGAGATGTATAGCAACGGGTTACTAGCGACTATAGATGTGAACAGGTTGGCTAAAGCTCACGTACGTTTATGGGAAGGTCTGGGTGATAAAACCGCCTTTGGTAGATACATTTGTTTCGACACCATTCTCTCAAAAGATGGCGCTGAAAAGCTTGCTAAAGATATTGGTGTTCAAGTCGAAAAGATTTGCGGCAGTAGCAGCGATTCAAACGCAAACGCAGAAACTTCTACTCGTAATTTGAAAATATCAGATAAAAAGCTTTTTGATCTCATGTCAAGAACTCTAAGAAGTTGCTATCATGAAAGTTAG
- the LOC106316648 gene encoding uncharacterized protein LOC106316648 has translation MNRVKKTEDITDSEEHRTMQDFSYSTESFSPSFSFYVSGDGEIVETAVRVVRESQSYGDDTAEFEFETLPLREENFFHFPTTTKSLAAVADRDSSKNILYSGGWMLDQSLSSPSQSHSSSESSDSEDLSPRRYNCFWSPIRSPARVDSPKSKTSSAPKRCRIKDLLRRSHSDGAVSTTSEPKRCRFKDFLRRSHSDGGGSGSSVSPRGKSSPAVRGKNKTTSLKYTTNTGEVNMRRKTYLPYRQDLIGVFAGMSRLSR, from the coding sequence ATGAACAGAGTCAAGAAGACAGAAGACATTACAGATAGCGAAGAACACAGAACAATGCAAGATTTTTCATATTCTACGGAGTCCTTTAGCCCCAGCTTCAGTTTTTACGTCTCCGGTGACGGTGAGATCGTCGAAACCGCCGTTAGAGTTGTCCGTGAGTCCCAAAGCTACGGCGACGACACAGCTGAGTTCGAGTTCGAAACGTTGCCGTTACGCGAAGAAAACTTCTTCCATTTCCCAACGACGACGAAATCGTTAGCAGCCGTTGCTGATCGAGACAGCTCGAAGAATATTTTATACAGTGGTGGATGGATGCTTGATCAGTCTCTATCGTCTCCGTCTCAGTCGCATTCATCCTCTGAGTCTTCAGACTCGGAGGATCTTTCCCCGAGAAGATACAACTGTTTCTGGAGCCCGATCCGATCTCCGGCGAGAGTTGATAGCCCCAAGAGTAAAACTTCGAGCGCACCGAAACGGTGCCGTATCAAGGATCTTTTAAGGAGAAGCCACAGCGACGGTGCTGTTTCGACCACGAGCGAGCCTAAACGATGTCGTTTTAAGGATTTTTTGAGAAGAAGTCACAGCGACGGTGGAGGAAGTGGGTCTTCGGTTTCGCCGAGAGGCAAGAGCTCGCCAGCAGTGAGAGGGAAAAATAAAACGACGTCGCTTAAGTATACTACTAATACTGGGGAAGTGAATATGAGAAGAAAGACTTATTTACCTTACAGGCAAGATTTAATCGGCGTTTTCGCCGGAATGAGCAGACTCAGTCGATAA
- the LOC106317346 gene encoding uncharacterized protein LOC106317346 isoform X1: MECLDANFPVCHRKVSLEIKGNKTEIVICSYDDHILVIATQIGAMGTILHARKEEGMSVEPTFSVSVIFGKRDEPMLVATARRLIDHISSHVPSKPLILSLGLKDHSSETLKEIVAAVDR; the protein is encoded by the exons ATGGAATGTTTGGACGCTAATTTTCCTGTGTGCCATAGAAAGGTCTCGTTAGAAATTAAG GGAAACAAGACAGAGATTGTGATCTGCAGCTATGATGATCATATCCTT GTCATAGCAACACAGATTGGAGCCATGGGGACTATATTGCACGCAAG GAAGGAAGAAGGGATGTCTGTTGAACCAACATTTAGTGTCTCAGTTATATTCGGAAAGCGTGATGAG CCGATGCTGGTAGCAACTGCTCGAAGACTCATTGATCACATAAG TTCTCATGTTCCCTCGAAGCCTTTGATTCTCTCGCTTGGTCTCAAAGATCATTCTTCC GAGACGTTGAAGGAAATAGTTGCAGCTGTGGATCGATAA